In a single window of the Branchiostoma floridae strain S238N-H82 chromosome 2, Bfl_VNyyK, whole genome shotgun sequence genome:
- the LOC118406868 gene encoding uncharacterized protein LOC118406868 isoform X3: MTDSSHTSDSEGHMSGWSLMDDDEDDIVNLTISQDGSSAEYVAMDTYSEGEEAKEDEETSTQLPESPPTIEESVPEDEAPVENSNAIEDADPMKNAAPTEDVIPKEDAASTDNAATTEGACALEDHNQRAPVQKVLLREGKRLTRGDSGIVQDDDAVEQWDNPPIMSLAPTGEESPRLVTTDTDSDFVTIDPNAVEDLDHHGDGQTLTPTSLPNGFLRRFSCLDGVCGEKTKEAAAVDTNANETESVASDGDDSDFSPPPVELPRRKHRISEREERRKDNSWNLTMILNWTILLALIISISIAIGDALGSSRESHLAAQLKNRQVKRLKLMQDELMSCLYKLDVSTDLVHQTTKESHVALLDQLGEDLVRLRNQLNDSRQRSQKWKIQVTSLETENGDLKMKLTSEEQAMEETNQALVELQGQIEALESERSDLAGKLTSLETEREEANKQAAEDTQSKDAQNTQLRNQLKDATLENKELKQKMADLVSELEEQQKANQEQEASLQERILALQNKMVNLEQQLNIERTRSNRWQELYTSQQEKHKDPENSTGPDFFSCIHAFIPSINVSDYTEKFGDDSFLNLTQALKQQFEQLKNHTESADFSTYTEQVKSAIKALKNTVADTITTVTSEEFAEATKATVEGVGETLKDTLETVHSYSQEFLNSQDDNIGSVKKSMKDSLKKAKKTIAENLKKASKTVQENLKDVKKSVKESWKQVRKVLDKGVKETRGWWRQKNKQRQQEDHRGQDEEVRAPPPVQPESPEPEPSCSYGKRPAHSRVDEVLEQETARKMEAKITPPATISEVKPVKVTTTKQAPEEELESSKGRQATVQKKEEEEEKKGKVAEKTGPHLPRRKAEDADRREGEPARHGRRRRKDEPDGDPEDDGGNNRPRRFRRRRDEEDDSASAGPRRHGRGDPDGDGDDSGVEVDIEGRHRAGPRVGRRRDDDDDDDKKGRKSRGHGEDDDDDDDIDNFDKYRLRLRGILAKICQHDDEKKECWADFLDDYEDGDWDKDDDWDHVDRDVIKEFERIRSQMKHHRKLEKARGKTGSQDRPQAHTEHSPKHKGGKKGSSKKPGKKCKGQKCQGDHADWVFKRAEQRQRERGKPDNWFLHRATGREEERYGKTTFPLYDNLAKRAQAREKQRTKG, translated from the exons ATGACGGACAGCAGTCACACCAGTGACAGCGAGGGCCACATGTCTGGCTGGTCTTTGATGGacgatgatgaagatgacattGTG AACTTGACCATCTCGCAGGATGGCAGCTCTGCAGAGTATGTTGCTATGGACACATACAGTGAGGGAGAAGAAGCAAAGGAAGATG AGGAGACATCAACTCAGCTACCAGAATCACCACCTACCATAGAAGAATCAGTACCGGAAGATGAAGCTCCAGTAGAAAATTCAAATGCTATAGAAGATGCAGATCCAATGAAAAATGCAGCTcctacagaggatgtcatccctaAAGAAGATGCAGCTTCTACAGACAATGCAGCAACCACTGAAGGTGCCTGTGCTTTGGAGGACCACAACCAGAGGGCACCTGTACAAAAAGTCCTGCTGAGAGAGGGCAAGAGACTGACCAGGGGGGACAGTGGAATTGTCCAGGATGACGATGCAGTGGAACAGTGG GACAATCCACCAATCATGTCTCTGGCACCTACAGGTGAGGAGTCACCACGCCTTGTTACTACGGATACAGACTCAGACTTTGTCACCATCGACCCCAATGCTGTAGAAGACCTGGATCACCATGGCGATGGTCAAACCCTAACACCTACTTCTTTGCCTAATGGTTTTCTTAGGCGCTTTTCCTGCCTAGATGGTGTCTGTGGTGAAAAAACTAAAGAAGCTGCTG CAGTAGACACAAATGCCAATGAGACAGAGTCTGTAGCCAGTGATGGAGATGACTCCGACTTTTCCCCACCTCCCGTGGAACTCCCAAGGAGAAAACATCGCATATCTGAGCGGGAAGAACGAAGGAAAGACAACAGCTGGAACCTAACCATGATCCTGAACTGGACCATCCTGTTGGCACTCATCATCTCCATCAGTATTGCTATTGGAGATGCACTGG GCTCCTCCCGTGAAAGCCACCTGGCAGCGCAGCTGAAGAACAGGCAGGTGAAACGGCTGAAGTTGATGCAGGATGAACTCATGTCTTGTCTATACAAACTGGATGTTTCCACCGACCTTGTGCATCAAACAACCAAG GAGTCCCATGTTGCTCTTCTTGACCAGCTTGGAGAAGACTTAGTCAGACTAAGAAACCAGCTCAATGATTCCAGACAAAGATCCCAGAAATGGAAAATCCAAGTGACCTCTTTGGAGACTGAAAATGGAGACTTAAAAATGAAACTCACCTCTGAAGAACAGGCAATGGAAGAAACTAACCAGGCCCTTGTTGAGCTCCAAGGTCAGATCGAGGCACTGGAGAGTGAGCGAAGTGACCTTGCAGGGAAACTGACTTCTCTGGAAACAGAGAGGGAAGAGGCCAACAAGCAGGCTGCAGAGGACACACAGAGTAAGGATGCACAAAACACACAGCTGAGAAACCAGCTGAAGGATGCCACTTTGGAAAATAAGGAACTTAAGCAGAAAATGGCAGATTTGGTATCAGAGCTGGAAGAACAACAGAAGGCAAATCAAGAGCAAGAAGCAAGTCTACAGGAGAGGATCCTGGCCCTGCAGAACAAAATGGTGAATCTAGAACAACAGCTGAACATAGAACGAACCCGTTCCAACAGGTGGCAGGAGCTGTACACCTCCCAACAGGAGAAGCATAAAGATCCTGAGAACAGCACAGGGCCAGACTTCTTCTCCTGCATCCATGCCTTTATCCCATCTATCAATGTGTCAGACTATACAGAGAAGTTTGGAGATGATTCTTTCCTCAACCTCACGCAGGCATTGAAGCAGCAGTTTGAACAGCTTAAAAACCACACAGAGTCAGCAGACTTTTCCACTTATACCGAGCAGGTGAAGTCAGCCATCAAGGCTCTGAAGAACACAGTGGCAGACACGATCACAACAGTCACATCAGAAGAGTTTGCAGAGGCAACAAAGGCCACAGTTGAAGGTGTAGGTGAGACCCTGAAGGACACCCTTGAAACAGTGCACAGTTATTCTCAAGAGTTTTTGAACAGTCAGGATGACAACATCGGGTCAGTGAAGAAATCCATGAAGGACAGCTTGAAGAAGGCAAAGAAGACAATAGCAGAGAACCTCAAGAAGGCCAGCAAGACTGTCCAGGAAAACTTGAAGGATGTGAAAAAGTCTGTGAAAGAATCCTGGAAGCAGGTGCGGAAGGTGCTCGACAAGGGAGTCAAGGAAACTAGAGGATGGTGGCGACAAAAGAACAAGCAGCGACAGCAGGAGGATCACCGTGGACAAGATGAAGAGGTACGAGCCCCTCCCCCAGTCCAGCCAGAGTCACCAGAACCAGAACCATCCTGCAGCTATGGGAAACGGCCTGCACATTCACGGGTCGATGAGGTTCTAGAGCAGGAGACGGCAAGAAAAATGGAAGCCAAGATCACCCCTCCCGCCACTATCTCTGAGGTTAAACCAGTAAAagtgacaacaacaaaacaggcGCCTGAAGAGGAACTTGAATCTTCAAAAGGACGACAG GCAACAGTGCAGaagaaagaagaggaagaagaaaagaaaggaaaagttGCAGAGAAGACGGGCCCACACCTTCCTCGAAGAAAAGCTGAGGATGCTGACCGGCGTGAAGGGGAGCCTGCACGTCATGGCAGGAGGCGGCGCAAGGATGAACCAG ATGGGGATCCTGAGGATGATGGTGGCAACAACAGACCTCGCCGATTCCGACGCAGGAGAGATGAGGAAGACGACAGTGCCTCCGCCGGCCCCAGGCGACATGGCCGGGGGGATCCGGATGGTGATGGCGATGACTCAGGCGTAGAGGTGGACATCGAGGGTCGTCACCGTGCCGGGCCACGTGTGGGAAGACggcgtgatgatgatgacgatgatgacaaAAAA GGAAGAAAATCCAGAGGACATGGTGaggatgatgacgatgatgacgaCATTGATAACTTCGACAAGTACCGATTGAGGCTTCGTGGCATCCTAGCAAAGATCTGTCAGCATGATGACGAAAAAAAGGAGTGTTGGGCCGACTTCTTGGACGACTACGAAGATGGCGATTGGGACAAAGATGATGACTGGGATCATGTCGATCGTGATGTGATCAAGGAGTTTGAAAGGATCCGCAGTCAGATGAAACATCACCGAAAACTAGAGAAAGCCAGAGGAAAGACAGGCAGCCAGGACAGACCACAGGCACATACAGAGCACAGCCCCAAGCACAAAGGAGGAAAGAAAGGCAGCAGTAAGAAGCCTGGTAAGAAGTGTAAAGGTCAGAAGTGCCAGGGCGACCACGCAGACTGGGTCTTCAAGCGAGCTGAGCAACGACAGCGCGAGAGGGGCAAACCAGACAACTGGTTCCTGCATCGAGCTACTGGTCGTGAAGAGGAACGATACGGTAAAACAACATTCCCTCTGTACGACAACCTCGCCAAGAGAGCACAAGCAAGGGAAAAACAGAGGACAAAGGGTTAA
- the LOC118406868 gene encoding uncharacterized protein LOC118406868 isoform X4: protein MTSIQGGNMTDSSHTSDSEGHMSGWSLMDDDEDDIVNLTISQDGSSAEYVAMDTYSEGEEAKEDEETSTQLPESPPTIEESVPEDEAPVENSNAIEDADPMKNAAPTEDVIPKEDAASTDNAATTEGACALEDHNQRAPVQKVLLREGKRLTRGDSGIVQDDDAVEQWDNPPIMSLAPTGEESPRLVTTDTDSDFVTIDPNAVEDLDHHGDAVDTNANETESVASDGDDSDFSPPPVELPRRKHRISEREERRKDNSWNLTMILNWTILLALIISISIAIGDALGSSRESHLAAQLKNRQVKRLKLMQDELMSCLYKLDVSTDLVHQTTKESHVALLDQLGEDLVRLRNQLNDSRQRSQKWKIQVTSLETENGDLKMKLTSEEQAMEETNQALVELQGQIEALESERSDLAGKLTSLETEREEANKQAAEDTQSKDAQNTQLRNQLKDATLENKELKQKMADLVSELEEQQKANQEQEASLQERILALQNKMVNLEQQLNIERTRSNRWQELYTSQQEKHKDPENSTGPDFFSCIHAFIPSINVSDYTEKFGDDSFLNLTQALKQQFEQLKNHTESADFSTYTEQVKSAIKALKNTVADTITTVTSEEFAEATKATVEGVGETLKDTLETVHSYSQEFLNSQDDNIGSVKKSMKDSLKKAKKTIAENLKKASKTVQENLKDVKKSVKESWKQVRKVLDKGVKETRGWWRQKNKQRQQEDHRGQDEEVRAPPPVQPESPEPEPSCSYGKRPAHSRVDEVLEQETARKMEAKITPPATISEVKPVKVTTTKQAPEEELESSKGRQATVQKKEEEEEKKGKVAEKTGPHLPRRKAEDADRREGEPARHGRRRRKDEPDGDPEDDGGNNRPRRFRRRRDEEDDSASAGPRRHGRGDPDGDGDDSGVEVDIEGRHRAGPRVGRRRDDDDDDDKKGRKSRGHGEDDDDDDDIDNFDKYRLRLRGILAKICQHDDEKKECWADFLDDYEDGDWDKDDDWDHVDRDVIKEFERIRSQMKHHRKLEKARGKTGSQDRPQAHTEHSPKHKGGKKGSSKKPGKKCKGQKCQGDHADWVFKRAEQRQRERGKPDNWFLHRATGREEERYGKTTFPLYDNLAKRAQAREKQRTKG, encoded by the exons ATGACGTCAATCCAAGGAG GAAACATGACGGACAGCAGTCACACCAGTGACAGCGAGGGCCACATGTCTGGCTGGTCTTTGATGGacgatgatgaagatgacattGTG AACTTGACCATCTCGCAGGATGGCAGCTCTGCAGAGTATGTTGCTATGGACACATACAGTGAGGGAGAAGAAGCAAAGGAAGATG AGGAGACATCAACTCAGCTACCAGAATCACCACCTACCATAGAAGAATCAGTACCGGAAGATGAAGCTCCAGTAGAAAATTCAAATGCTATAGAAGATGCAGATCCAATGAAAAATGCAGCTcctacagaggatgtcatccctaAAGAAGATGCAGCTTCTACAGACAATGCAGCAACCACTGAAGGTGCCTGTGCTTTGGAGGACCACAACCAGAGGGCACCTGTACAAAAAGTCCTGCTGAGAGAGGGCAAGAGACTGACCAGGGGGGACAGTGGAATTGTCCAGGATGACGATGCAGTGGAACAGTGG GACAATCCACCAATCATGTCTCTGGCACCTACAGGTGAGGAGTCACCACGCCTTGTTACTACGGATACAGACTCAGACTTTGTCACCATCGACCCCAATGCTGTAGAAGACCTGGATCACCATGGCGATG CAGTAGACACAAATGCCAATGAGACAGAGTCTGTAGCCAGTGATGGAGATGACTCCGACTTTTCCCCACCTCCCGTGGAACTCCCAAGGAGAAAACATCGCATATCTGAGCGGGAAGAACGAAGGAAAGACAACAGCTGGAACCTAACCATGATCCTGAACTGGACCATCCTGTTGGCACTCATCATCTCCATCAGTATTGCTATTGGAGATGCACTGG GCTCCTCCCGTGAAAGCCACCTGGCAGCGCAGCTGAAGAACAGGCAGGTGAAACGGCTGAAGTTGATGCAGGATGAACTCATGTCTTGTCTATACAAACTGGATGTTTCCACCGACCTTGTGCATCAAACAACCAAG GAGTCCCATGTTGCTCTTCTTGACCAGCTTGGAGAAGACTTAGTCAGACTAAGAAACCAGCTCAATGATTCCAGACAAAGATCCCAGAAATGGAAAATCCAAGTGACCTCTTTGGAGACTGAAAATGGAGACTTAAAAATGAAACTCACCTCTGAAGAACAGGCAATGGAAGAAACTAACCAGGCCCTTGTTGAGCTCCAAGGTCAGATCGAGGCACTGGAGAGTGAGCGAAGTGACCTTGCAGGGAAACTGACTTCTCTGGAAACAGAGAGGGAAGAGGCCAACAAGCAGGCTGCAGAGGACACACAGAGTAAGGATGCACAAAACACACAGCTGAGAAACCAGCTGAAGGATGCCACTTTGGAAAATAAGGAACTTAAGCAGAAAATGGCAGATTTGGTATCAGAGCTGGAAGAACAACAGAAGGCAAATCAAGAGCAAGAAGCAAGTCTACAGGAGAGGATCCTGGCCCTGCAGAACAAAATGGTGAATCTAGAACAACAGCTGAACATAGAACGAACCCGTTCCAACAGGTGGCAGGAGCTGTACACCTCCCAACAGGAGAAGCATAAAGATCCTGAGAACAGCACAGGGCCAGACTTCTTCTCCTGCATCCATGCCTTTATCCCATCTATCAATGTGTCAGACTATACAGAGAAGTTTGGAGATGATTCTTTCCTCAACCTCACGCAGGCATTGAAGCAGCAGTTTGAACAGCTTAAAAACCACACAGAGTCAGCAGACTTTTCCACTTATACCGAGCAGGTGAAGTCAGCCATCAAGGCTCTGAAGAACACAGTGGCAGACACGATCACAACAGTCACATCAGAAGAGTTTGCAGAGGCAACAAAGGCCACAGTTGAAGGTGTAGGTGAGACCCTGAAGGACACCCTTGAAACAGTGCACAGTTATTCTCAAGAGTTTTTGAACAGTCAGGATGACAACATCGGGTCAGTGAAGAAATCCATGAAGGACAGCTTGAAGAAGGCAAAGAAGACAATAGCAGAGAACCTCAAGAAGGCCAGCAAGACTGTCCAGGAAAACTTGAAGGATGTGAAAAAGTCTGTGAAAGAATCCTGGAAGCAGGTGCGGAAGGTGCTCGACAAGGGAGTCAAGGAAACTAGAGGATGGTGGCGACAAAAGAACAAGCAGCGACAGCAGGAGGATCACCGTGGACAAGATGAAGAGGTACGAGCCCCTCCCCCAGTCCAGCCAGAGTCACCAGAACCAGAACCATCCTGCAGCTATGGGAAACGGCCTGCACATTCACGGGTCGATGAGGTTCTAGAGCAGGAGACGGCAAGAAAAATGGAAGCCAAGATCACCCCTCCCGCCACTATCTCTGAGGTTAAACCAGTAAAagtgacaacaacaaaacaggcGCCTGAAGAGGAACTTGAATCTTCAAAAGGACGACAG GCAACAGTGCAGaagaaagaagaggaagaagaaaagaaaggaaaagttGCAGAGAAGACGGGCCCACACCTTCCTCGAAGAAAAGCTGAGGATGCTGACCGGCGTGAAGGGGAGCCTGCACGTCATGGCAGGAGGCGGCGCAAGGATGAACCAG ATGGGGATCCTGAGGATGATGGTGGCAACAACAGACCTCGCCGATTCCGACGCAGGAGAGATGAGGAAGACGACAGTGCCTCCGCCGGCCCCAGGCGACATGGCCGGGGGGATCCGGATGGTGATGGCGATGACTCAGGCGTAGAGGTGGACATCGAGGGTCGTCACCGTGCCGGGCCACGTGTGGGAAGACggcgtgatgatgatgacgatgatgacaaAAAA GGAAGAAAATCCAGAGGACATGGTGaggatgatgacgatgatgacgaCATTGATAACTTCGACAAGTACCGATTGAGGCTTCGTGGCATCCTAGCAAAGATCTGTCAGCATGATGACGAAAAAAAGGAGTGTTGGGCCGACTTCTTGGACGACTACGAAGATGGCGATTGGGACAAAGATGATGACTGGGATCATGTCGATCGTGATGTGATCAAGGAGTTTGAAAGGATCCGCAGTCAGATGAAACATCACCGAAAACTAGAGAAAGCCAGAGGAAAGACAGGCAGCCAGGACAGACCACAGGCACATACAGAGCACAGCCCCAAGCACAAAGGAGGAAAGAAAGGCAGCAGTAAGAAGCCTGGTAAGAAGTGTAAAGGTCAGAAGTGCCAGGGCGACCACGCAGACTGGGTCTTCAAGCGAGCTGAGCAACGACAGCGCGAGAGGGGCAAACCAGACAACTGGTTCCTGCATCGAGCTACTGGTCGTGAAGAGGAACGATACGGTAAAACAACATTCCCTCTGTACGACAACCTCGCCAAGAGAGCACAAGCAAGGGAAAAACAGAGGACAAAGGGTTAA
- the LOC118406868 gene encoding uncharacterized protein LOC118406868 isoform X1, whose product MTSIQGGNMTDSSHTSDSEGHMSGWSLMDDDEDDIVNLTISQDGSSAEYVAMDTYSEGEEAKEDEETSTQLPESPPTIEESVPEDEAPVENSNAIEDADPMKNAAPTEDVIPKEDAASTDNAATTEGACALEDHNQRAPVQKVLLREGKRLTRGDSGIVQDDDAVEQWDNPPIMSLAPTGEESPRLVTTDTDSDFVTIDPNAVEDLDHHGDGQTLTPTSLPNGFLRRFSCLDGVCGEKTKEAAAVDTNANETESVASDGDDSDFSPPPVELPRRKHRISEREERRKDNSWNLTMILNWTILLALIISISIAIGDALGSSRESHLAAQLKNRQVKRLKLMQDELMSCLYKLDVSTDLVHQTTKESHVALLDQLGEDLVRLRNQLNDSRQRSQKWKIQVTSLETENGDLKMKLTSEEQAMEETNQALVELQGQIEALESERSDLAGKLTSLETEREEANKQAAEDTQSKDAQNTQLRNQLKDATLENKELKQKMADLVSELEEQQKANQEQEASLQERILALQNKMVNLEQQLNIERTRSNRWQELYTSQQEKHKDPENSTGPDFFSCIHAFIPSINVSDYTEKFGDDSFLNLTQALKQQFEQLKNHTESADFSTYTEQVKSAIKALKNTVADTITTVTSEEFAEATKATVEGVGETLKDTLETVHSYSQEFLNSQDDNIGSVKKSMKDSLKKAKKTIAENLKKASKTVQENLKDVKKSVKESWKQVRKVLDKGVKETRGWWRQKNKQRQQEDHRGQDEEVRAPPPVQPESPEPEPSCSYGKRPAHSRVDEVLEQETARKMEAKITPPATISEVKPVKVTTTKQAPEEELESSKGRQATVQKKEEEEEKKGKVAEKTGPHLPRRKAEDADRREGEPARHGRRRRKDEPDGDPEDDGGNNRPRRFRRRRDEEDDSASAGPRRHGRGDPDGDGDDSGVEVDIEGRHRAGPRVGRRRDDDDDDDKKGRKSRGHGEDDDDDDDIDNFDKYRLRLRGILAKICQHDDEKKECWADFLDDYEDGDWDKDDDWDHVDRDVIKEFERIRSQMKHHRKLEKARGKTGSQDRPQAHTEHSPKHKGGKKGSSKKPGKKCKGQKCQGDHADWVFKRAEQRQRERGKPDNWFLHRATGREEERYGKTTFPLYDNLAKRAQAREKQRTKG is encoded by the exons ATGACGTCAATCCAAGGAG GAAACATGACGGACAGCAGTCACACCAGTGACAGCGAGGGCCACATGTCTGGCTGGTCTTTGATGGacgatgatgaagatgacattGTG AACTTGACCATCTCGCAGGATGGCAGCTCTGCAGAGTATGTTGCTATGGACACATACAGTGAGGGAGAAGAAGCAAAGGAAGATG AGGAGACATCAACTCAGCTACCAGAATCACCACCTACCATAGAAGAATCAGTACCGGAAGATGAAGCTCCAGTAGAAAATTCAAATGCTATAGAAGATGCAGATCCAATGAAAAATGCAGCTcctacagaggatgtcatccctaAAGAAGATGCAGCTTCTACAGACAATGCAGCAACCACTGAAGGTGCCTGTGCTTTGGAGGACCACAACCAGAGGGCACCTGTACAAAAAGTCCTGCTGAGAGAGGGCAAGAGACTGACCAGGGGGGACAGTGGAATTGTCCAGGATGACGATGCAGTGGAACAGTGG GACAATCCACCAATCATGTCTCTGGCACCTACAGGTGAGGAGTCACCACGCCTTGTTACTACGGATACAGACTCAGACTTTGTCACCATCGACCCCAATGCTGTAGAAGACCTGGATCACCATGGCGATGGTCAAACCCTAACACCTACTTCTTTGCCTAATGGTTTTCTTAGGCGCTTTTCCTGCCTAGATGGTGTCTGTGGTGAAAAAACTAAAGAAGCTGCTG CAGTAGACACAAATGCCAATGAGACAGAGTCTGTAGCCAGTGATGGAGATGACTCCGACTTTTCCCCACCTCCCGTGGAACTCCCAAGGAGAAAACATCGCATATCTGAGCGGGAAGAACGAAGGAAAGACAACAGCTGGAACCTAACCATGATCCTGAACTGGACCATCCTGTTGGCACTCATCATCTCCATCAGTATTGCTATTGGAGATGCACTGG GCTCCTCCCGTGAAAGCCACCTGGCAGCGCAGCTGAAGAACAGGCAGGTGAAACGGCTGAAGTTGATGCAGGATGAACTCATGTCTTGTCTATACAAACTGGATGTTTCCACCGACCTTGTGCATCAAACAACCAAG GAGTCCCATGTTGCTCTTCTTGACCAGCTTGGAGAAGACTTAGTCAGACTAAGAAACCAGCTCAATGATTCCAGACAAAGATCCCAGAAATGGAAAATCCAAGTGACCTCTTTGGAGACTGAAAATGGAGACTTAAAAATGAAACTCACCTCTGAAGAACAGGCAATGGAAGAAACTAACCAGGCCCTTGTTGAGCTCCAAGGTCAGATCGAGGCACTGGAGAGTGAGCGAAGTGACCTTGCAGGGAAACTGACTTCTCTGGAAACAGAGAGGGAAGAGGCCAACAAGCAGGCTGCAGAGGACACACAGAGTAAGGATGCACAAAACACACAGCTGAGAAACCAGCTGAAGGATGCCACTTTGGAAAATAAGGAACTTAAGCAGAAAATGGCAGATTTGGTATCAGAGCTGGAAGAACAACAGAAGGCAAATCAAGAGCAAGAAGCAAGTCTACAGGAGAGGATCCTGGCCCTGCAGAACAAAATGGTGAATCTAGAACAACAGCTGAACATAGAACGAACCCGTTCCAACAGGTGGCAGGAGCTGTACACCTCCCAACAGGAGAAGCATAAAGATCCTGAGAACAGCACAGGGCCAGACTTCTTCTCCTGCATCCATGCCTTTATCCCATCTATCAATGTGTCAGACTATACAGAGAAGTTTGGAGATGATTCTTTCCTCAACCTCACGCAGGCATTGAAGCAGCAGTTTGAACAGCTTAAAAACCACACAGAGTCAGCAGACTTTTCCACTTATACCGAGCAGGTGAAGTCAGCCATCAAGGCTCTGAAGAACACAGTGGCAGACACGATCACAACAGTCACATCAGAAGAGTTTGCAGAGGCAACAAAGGCCACAGTTGAAGGTGTAGGTGAGACCCTGAAGGACACCCTTGAAACAGTGCACAGTTATTCTCAAGAGTTTTTGAACAGTCAGGATGACAACATCGGGTCAGTGAAGAAATCCATGAAGGACAGCTTGAAGAAGGCAAAGAAGACAATAGCAGAGAACCTCAAGAAGGCCAGCAAGACTGTCCAGGAAAACTTGAAGGATGTGAAAAAGTCTGTGAAAGAATCCTGGAAGCAGGTGCGGAAGGTGCTCGACAAGGGAGTCAAGGAAACTAGAGGATGGTGGCGACAAAAGAACAAGCAGCGACAGCAGGAGGATCACCGTGGACAAGATGAAGAGGTACGAGCCCCTCCCCCAGTCCAGCCAGAGTCACCAGAACCAGAACCATCCTGCAGCTATGGGAAACGGCCTGCACATTCACGGGTCGATGAGGTTCTAGAGCAGGAGACGGCAAGAAAAATGGAAGCCAAGATCACCCCTCCCGCCACTATCTCTGAGGTTAAACCAGTAAAagtgacaacaacaaaacaggcGCCTGAAGAGGAACTTGAATCTTCAAAAGGACGACAG GCAACAGTGCAGaagaaagaagaggaagaagaaaagaaaggaaaagttGCAGAGAAGACGGGCCCACACCTTCCTCGAAGAAAAGCTGAGGATGCTGACCGGCGTGAAGGGGAGCCTGCACGTCATGGCAGGAGGCGGCGCAAGGATGAACCAG ATGGGGATCCTGAGGATGATGGTGGCAACAACAGACCTCGCCGATTCCGACGCAGGAGAGATGAGGAAGACGACAGTGCCTCCGCCGGCCCCAGGCGACATGGCCGGGGGGATCCGGATGGTGATGGCGATGACTCAGGCGTAGAGGTGGACATCGAGGGTCGTCACCGTGCCGGGCCACGTGTGGGAAGACggcgtgatgatgatgacgatgatgacaaAAAA GGAAGAAAATCCAGAGGACATGGTGaggatgatgacgatgatgacgaCATTGATAACTTCGACAAGTACCGATTGAGGCTTCGTGGCATCCTAGCAAAGATCTGTCAGCATGATGACGAAAAAAAGGAGTGTTGGGCCGACTTCTTGGACGACTACGAAGATGGCGATTGGGACAAAGATGATGACTGGGATCATGTCGATCGTGATGTGATCAAGGAGTTTGAAAGGATCCGCAGTCAGATGAAACATCACCGAAAACTAGAGAAAGCCAGAGGAAAGACAGGCAGCCAGGACAGACCACAGGCACATACAGAGCACAGCCCCAAGCACAAAGGAGGAAAGAAAGGCAGCAGTAAGAAGCCTGGTAAGAAGTGTAAAGGTCAGAAGTGCCAGGGCGACCACGCAGACTGGGTCTTCAAGCGAGCTGAGCAACGACAGCGCGAGAGGGGCAAACCAGACAACTGGTTCCTGCATCGAGCTACTGGTCGTGAAGAGGAACGATACGGTAAAACAACATTCCCTCTGTACGACAACCTCGCCAAGAGAGCACAAGCAAGGGAAAAACAGAGGACAAAGGGTTAA